The following proteins are co-located in the Neisseria sp. Marseille-Q6792 genome:
- a CDS encoding ABC transporter ATP-binding protein, whose amino-acid sequence MITIRNVSFHIGTRPILDNISLDIPEGGITALIGPNGAGKSTLLSFMARLQPLVHGNISYAGKDIKTTPTAELARTLSILTQENSIMSRITVRDLLMFGRYPYHQGRPSENDKTIVEEALAEFHLQDFADRYLTELSGGQRQRAMIAMVFCQRTDYVLLDEPLNNLDMYHARCLMQILRRLTDEHKRTTVVVLHDINQAAAYADHVVAMKNGKVALTGTPEEVFTVHNIKELFDMDVDVLDYEGKKLIVHHI is encoded by the coding sequence ATGATTACCATCCGCAACGTCAGCTTCCACATCGGCACTCGCCCCATTCTGGACAACATCAGCCTCGACATTCCCGAAGGCGGCATTACCGCGCTAATCGGCCCCAACGGCGCAGGCAAATCCACCCTCCTCTCCTTTATGGCGCGGCTTCAGCCTCTGGTACACGGCAACATCAGCTACGCAGGCAAAGACATCAAAACCACCCCCACCGCCGAACTCGCCCGCACGCTCTCCATCCTCACCCAAGAAAACAGCATCATGAGCCGCATTACCGTACGCGACCTGCTCATGTTCGGCCGCTATCCCTACCACCAAGGCAGGCCGTCTGAAAACGACAAAACCATCGTCGAAGAAGCACTTGCCGAGTTCCACCTGCAAGACTTCGCCGACCGCTACCTGACCGAGCTTTCCGGCGGCCAACGCCAACGCGCCATGATTGCCATGGTATTCTGCCAGCGCACCGACTACGTTTTGCTGGACGAACCGCTGAACAACCTCGATATGTATCATGCCCGCTGCCTCATGCAAATCCTGCGCCGGCTGACCGATGAACACAAACGCACTACCGTCGTCGTATTGCACGACATCAACCAGGCCGCCGCCTACGCCGACCACGTCGTCGCCATGAAAAACGGCAAAGTCGCCCTGACCGGCACGCCCGAAGAAGTGTTCACCGTACACAATATCAAAGAACTGTTCGACATGGATGTGGACGTACTCGACTACGAAGGCAAAAAACTCATCGTCCACCACATCTGA